In Rhizobiaceae bacterium, the sequence CGGCGACCGGGATGGCATGCTGACCGAGACGGTGCGCTGGCAGGCGTCGAAGGTGCGCGCCGGGAATTACGACCGCCAGAAACTCGATGCGGCCGCCTTGCGGGAAAGCCTTGAACGTTTCGCAGCCAACTGGCTGTCCGTCATCTCCAGCCGCACCTCCATCGCGCTCAACCGCGTGGCGATCGGCGGCGCCGCCTCGAAGGAGAACAATCTGGGCCGGATCGTGCTCGCAAATGGCCGGTTCGCCATAGGAGAACGCATCAAGCCGCTGCTGGAGGCAGGCCGTGCCGCCGGACTCCTTGCCTTCGACGATGCCGAGGAGGCGTTCCGTACGTTCTTCGGGCTCGTCGGACGCGACGTGCAGATCCGGCTGCTGCTTGGCGACAGGCTGGACATGACGCAGGGCATGATCGCGCAGGATGCCGCCCGCACCGTGGACCAGTTCCTCATCCTTTTCGGAACGGCGGATGCCGCTCCGGGAAAACACCTCACTTGAAAATTCAACCAAAGCAAGGAAACGTCTGACAATGCGCGTTTATTACGATCGTGACGCCGATCTCAATCTGATCAAGGGCAAGAAGGTCGCCATCATCGGCTATGGTTCGCAGGGCCGCGCCCATGCGCTGAACCTCAAGGAATCCGGCGTGAAGGACATCGCCATCGGCCTCAAGGCCGGCTCGGCGACGGCCAAGAAGGTGGAGGCGGACGGCCTCAAGGTCATGTCCGTGGCCGAAGTGGCAAAGTGGGCAGACCTGATGATGATGGCGACGCCGGACGAGTTGCAGGCCGACATCTACCGTGACGAGATCGCGCCAAACATCCGCGACGGCGCGGCGATCGCCTTCGCCCACGGCCTCAACGTGCATTTCGGCCTGATCGAGCCGAAGAAGACGGTGGATGTTCTTATGGTCGCGCCGAAGGGTCCCGGCCACACCGTGCGCGGCGAGTATCAGAAGGGCGGCGGCGTGCCGTGCCTCGTGGCCGTGCATCAGGACGCCTCGGGCAACGCGCTCGACCTCGGCCTTTCCTACGCCTGCGGCGTGGGCGGCGGCCGTTCGGGCATCATCGAGACCAACTTCAAGGAAGAGTGCGAGACCGACCTGTTCGGCGAGCAGGTCGTGCTGTGCGGCGGTCTGGTCGAACTCATCCGCGCCGGCTTCGAGACGCTGGTGGAAGCCGGCTATGCGCCGGAAATGGCCTATTTCGAGTGCCTGCACGAAGTGAAGCTGATCGTCGACCTCATCTATGAGGGCGGCATCGCCAACATGAACTACTCGATCTCCAACACCGCCGAGTGGGGCGAATACGTCTCCGGCCCGCGCATCATCACGGAAGAGACCAAGGCCGAGATGAAGCGCATCCTGAAGGACATCCAGACGGGCAAGTTCACCTCGGAGTGGATGCAGGAGTACCGTTCGGGCGCGGCGCGCTTCAAGGGCATCCGCCGCATGAACGACTCGCACCAGATCGAGCAGGTCGGCGAGAAGCTGCGCGGCATGATGCCGTGGATCGCCAAGAACAAGCTCGTCGACAAGGCGAAGAACTAAGGGCGATCCACGGGTTTTCCGTTTGCCCGTCCTCGCGCTCCGCGCTGTGGGTGGGCGGGAGGATCGCCGAGAGCAAGCTGGTGGACAAGGCGAAGAACTAAGGGCGATCCACGGGTTTTCCGTTTGCCCGTCCTCGCGCTCCGCGCTGTGGGCGGGCGGGGAATCGCCAAGAACAAGCGGGTGGACAAGGCCAGGAACTAAGAGCGATCCACGCTTTCCACTTGCTGGAAACATCGACGCCCGTGGCTCAGGCCACGGGCGTTTTGCGTCAAAGCTGCCCCATTCCGGCACAAATCGGCTGGCACGAGCTTTGCAATGGGAGAATCCGGAAGAGTTAGGGAGATCCGAGATGGAACCCATTGCGGAAAAGTCGATCGGCCTGAACGGCGCGGTGTTCGCAGACCGCAGGACGGAACTGCGCCGGCGCGTTCTGAAAGGGGCGCTCGTTTATTACAACAAGGGCTACAGCACCTTCGAGTGCGCGGTGCGCAATATCTCGGAGAACGGCGCGCAGCTCAGTCTCAGCGGTGATTTCCCGATACCTGCGGAGTTCGCGGTGCGCGTCGACGGCAGGCCGGGCCGTCCGGCCGTCGTGCGGTGGCGTTCCAGCACGGCGATCGGCATCCAGTTCACGGACGAATAGCAAGAGTTGTCCCGGAATGGGACACGCCCTAGTCGAAAGGCGAGACGCAGATCTTCCTCGGTCCCTTGTCCGGCTGGTAGGTGTTGTCCTTGGCGCGATAGCTCCGGTATTTCGAGTAGCACCAGTCGACATGATCGGCGGACAGGTTCTGCACGCGATAAAGGGTGCGCGTTCCGGTGTATTTGGGCGCCCTGGGAATGGGGGCCGGCCTTATCTTCT encodes:
- a CDS encoding TetR/AcrR family transcriptional regulator C-terminal domain-containing protein, giving the protein MAEEGGGFSMTAVARRANCSKETLYKWFGDRDGMLTETVRWQASKVRAGNYDRQKLDAAALRESLERFAANWLSVISSRTSIALNRVAIGGAASKENNLGRIVLANGRFAIGERIKPLLEAGRAAGLLAFDDAEEAFRTFFGLVGRDVQIRLLLGDRLDMTQGMIAQDAARTVDQFLILFGTADAAPGKHLT
- the ilvC gene encoding ketol-acid reductoisomerase, whose product is MRVYYDRDADLNLIKGKKVAIIGYGSQGRAHALNLKESGVKDIAIGLKAGSATAKKVEADGLKVMSVAEVAKWADLMMMATPDELQADIYRDEIAPNIRDGAAIAFAHGLNVHFGLIEPKKTVDVLMVAPKGPGHTVRGEYQKGGGVPCLVAVHQDASGNALDLGLSYACGVGGGRSGIIETNFKEECETDLFGEQVVLCGGLVELIRAGFETLVEAGYAPEMAYFECLHEVKLIVDLIYEGGIANMNYSISNTAEWGEYVSGPRIITEETKAEMKRILKDIQTGKFTSEWMQEYRSGAARFKGIRRMNDSHQIEQVGEKLRGMMPWIAKNKLVDKAKN
- a CDS encoding PilZ domain-containing protein; this encodes MEPIAEKSIGLNGAVFADRRTELRRRVLKGALVYYNKGYSTFECAVRNISENGAQLSLSGDFPIPAEFAVRVDGRPGRPAVVRWRSSTAIGIQFTDE